Part of the Bacteroidota bacterium genome, CTCAGCAGCAGCCCATTGCGGTGCAGCAGGTAGCGCTCTGGGCTAGCACTCATCAGGCACCACGCACCCAGGCGCAGGTAAGCAGCCATGGGTACCGGGCTTAGCTGCAGTAGCCGCTGCCACAGGCCCAGGGTATCTAGCCCCAGGGCCGTAGCCGTCAGCTCCCGGCACAGGTTCATCTCGTACAGCTCGCCCGCCCATAGCCACTGCTGTACCTGGCGAAAAGCACGCCCATATGCAGCCCGGTCCATCTGGGTAGCCAGTGCAAGGAGTACTGACTGAGGCTGGTCTATCACCTCCTCGTACGGATCCAGTGGGGGCATGGACCCATGCAGGCAGATCAGCTGATTGCCCTGCCGGGGGATGCCCAGCACGGTATCGGCCTCGAAGAATGCTTGGTCGGGAAAGGGAATGCCTGGCTGTGTGGTGCTGGCCAGCTGCTCCAGGCTGTTTTTCCACGCATAGCCCAGCCCGCCAAAGTACCAGCTCCCCGGCGGCGGCGGGGCTGCCTGCCAGCGGGTATCGCCCCGCACACCCACCAGCAGCCGCCAGGCACCTAGCCCGCCGGGGTCCTGGTAGCCGCAGCTGTCTAGCACCGCGCACTGGGGGTGTGCGCCCGCCCAGGCCAGCAGGCGAGTGCGAAGCTGCAAATAGGCCGAATCAGAAAAATAGTGCGGGGCCAAGGCCATAGGCTGCAAAGATACCACTTACCGAGGGCGACACTGCGCTCGCTGTATACGGGTACCCTGTGGAAAGAGAATGGGGCAGCCACCAGAACGCGCAGAGAGACTGCTTGAAAAAAAACAACTTTCTATTTACATAATAATGGATACATTTGTATCCGGATTGGCTAGGAAAGCCAAAATAAAGCTAAATATCACTCAAAACTATTTTTTCTCCTACCATGGCCCTGTACCCTTCCAGGTATGCTCTTGTCCTTTTGCTCTTTTTTCTGAACTCATTCTTTTCTGGCATCCGGGCTCAAGTGGTGCCCTGCGATGGTAGCCAGACAGAGTTTTTTAATTCCGTAATTACGTTGTCTTCTAGTCCTATTGAGATCACACTATGCCCAGAAACATCGGGAGCTAGTTTGAAAAATCTTCAGTTTCACTGGAATACGGCGGATGGTTCAGATGCAGGCATAGAATTTTGGAATTCCTTTTTTCAAATTTTACTTCCAGTGCTAAAATTGATAACCCCACTGGTTGCCGAGTAGTTAGTTTAGGTTGGGCTGGGGGCGGTACTTTTGTGGTTCACCTGATCGGCAGGGCCACCTGCGATGCCGTGCTAGCCAACAGCCAGTACCTGCTAGCCAGCGTGGATAAGAGCGGTACCCTACAGTGGCACTACCAGGGCGAAAAAGCCCTAAGCCAGCTGGCGCTGCAGCGCCTGGACAACCACCTGCAGCCCGTACAGGATGTGGCTACGGAGGCGTTCCCTGCTACTGCCGGCACCTTCGACCTGGCCAGCCTACTGGCTGGTGTGGAAGAGCAGGGCACCCAGTTTGTGCAGCTACACGCCACTGCCCTGGATGGGTCAGAATACACCAGCAATCCCATCCCCTATACCACAGCGGCCCTACGCAGCCAGCTGCGGCTGCTGCACAACACGTCTACCGGTACGTACTTTCTTAGCCAGGCCGTGCCCTACACCCTGCGCGACAGCCAGGGCCGTGCCGTGCGCCAGGGTAGCAGTGCCTATATAGATACCGATGGCCTGGCACCCGGCCTGTATGTGGTGCAGACCGCTACCCAGGCGTTCAAGCTATCAACCCCCTAGTGGGCGCGATCGGCTGTCTGTCAATTTGCCCACTTGCCTAGGGGCAGTTGCTGTTCCATATACTTTGGGCCGCTTCCGAGCCTAGTGAGATGGCCTGCTGCCAGGTGGTGCAGGCTTCCTCCTTTCGGCCCAGGTCGTACAGCAGGTTAGCCAGTTCGATGATGTAAAAGGGATCGTCGGGGGCCAGTTCAGCCGCCCGTTGTAGGTCGGCCAGGGCTGCTGCGTCTTCCGCCTCGGTTAGCTGCAGGTAGGCCCGCTCTACATAATAGTTCGGTTCATTGGGATTCATCCGAATGGCCTGCCCGAGGTCTTGCCGGGCCAGGTCGGCTTTCTCCCACAGCCGATATGCCACCCCCCGGTAGAAGTACAGCTCTGCATCGCCGCTGTCCAGGGCTATGGCCCGATTATAGTCTTGCACGGCCAGGTCAAATGCCTCGCTGTGCCGGTAGGATAGCCCCCGGTTGGCCCAGGCCTCTGTCTGGCTGGAGTCTAGCTGTAGCACGCGGCTAAAATCCTGTATTGCCTCTTGAAAAAGCTCGGAATCGTAATAGGCATTTCCACGGTTGAAGTAGGCGGCCAGGTAGTTCTCATCCAGTTCAAGGGCCCGGTTAAATGCCTCAACAGCCTGCTCGGCCTGGCCCGTGTTCAGGTAGTCTACCCCCTGGTTGTACAGCTGTATGGCAGCATCGGGCTGGGCCGCACAAATGGAATAGGCACTAACAAAGAAGCAGCAGGCAAGCAGCCTGATATAGGTGTATCTCCGTAATGGCATAGCAGGATGGAAAAACTATGGGGCTAAAATATTTTTACAATAAATACCTAGATAGGAATTATTCTTATCTGGGAATAGTTCTCATATTGACTCCGGAGAGCCAAATTAACCACAAAACTACCCGATCATGAAAGAAAAGCCAAAACTGACCACTAGCGCCGGTGCGCCGGTATCAAACAATCAGAACTCGGAAACTGCAGGGCAACATGGCCCGGTACTCTTGCAGGACTATAAGCTGATCGAGAAGCTGGCTCACCAAAACCGTGAGCGCATACCCGAGCGTGTAGTACACGCCAAGGGGTGGGGCGCACTAGGCACGTTTCGGGTAACCGGAGACATTACGAAGTACAGCCGAGCCAAGATCTTCTCGCAGGTAGGGAAAGAGACACCCGTACTGTCTCGCTTCTCCACTGTGGCGGGCGAGCTGGGCGCTGCCGATACCGAGCGCGACGTGCGCGGGTTCTCGCTGAAATTCTATACAGAAGAGGGGAACTGGGACCTGGTGGGCAACAATACGCCGGTATTCTTTATCCGCGACGGGTACAAGTTTCCCGACTTTATCCGCACCCAGAAGCGTCACCCCAAGACCAACCTGCGCTCTGCCACTGCCATGTGGGACTTCTGGAGCCAAACGCCGGAGAGCCTGCACCAGGTTACCATCCTGATGTCGGACCGCGGCATACCCCGCACACCCATGCACATGAATGGCTACGGATCGCACACCTTCAGTTTCTGGAACGATAAGAATGAGCGATTTTGGGTAAAATTTCACTTCAAAACACAGCAGGGCCACGCGCATTACACCAATGAGGAGAGTGCCAAGGTGATAGGAGAAACGCGTGAGAAGTACCAGGAAGAGCTGTACGGGGCCATAGAGTCGGGCCGGTATCCCCGATGGACGCTGTATGTGCAGGTAATGCCGGAGACCGATGCCGAGAAGACCCCTTACAACCCCTTCGACCTGACCCGGGTATGGCCGCACGCAGACTATCCGCTGATAGAAGTGGGTGTACTGGAGCTGAACCGGAACCCCGATAACTACTGGCAGTATATCGAGAACGCAGCCTACTCGCCCTCTAACGTAGTGCCAGGCATTGGCTTTTCGCCCGATAAAGTGCTACAGGCGCGCATCTTCTCTTATGCCGATGCACACCGCTACCGCCTGGGCACCCACTACGAAGCCTTACCCGCCAATGCACCAAAGTGCCCCGTGCACCACTACCACAAGGACGGGGCCATGCGCTTTTTTGAGAACCCCGGTCACAACCCGGATGCCTATTATGAACCCAACTCCTACGGCGGGCCAGTTGCGGATCCATCGGTAGCAGAGCCACCACTGCACATTAGCGGCGACGCTGCTCGCTATGCGCAGCAAGACCAACTGGGAGACTACAAGCAGCCGGGAGACCTTTTCCGCCTGTTCAGTGCCGAGCAGCAGCAGCGGTTGTTTTCCAACATTGCCGCTGCCATGCGGGGCGTACCCCGCGAAATCATAGAGCGCCAGCTGAAGCACTTTGACCAGGCCGACCCAGCCTATGGAGCGGGTGTGCGGGCGGCACTGGGTAGTGCACACAGCTAGGGGTAAACTAGCCCACCCACGACACGAAAAAGCCCCTGCCAGTACGGTAGGGGCTTTTTTTCATACAGTCTTCCGCTTGTGCTATAGCCAAGCCTGCTTGTAGTCGGCCACAAACTGCCTGAAGGCAATGGGTGACTGACCTGTAATTTTCAGCACTGAATCTGCAACACCGGCTGCATAGCCCGCCTTGATGATGCGGTTCAGGCTTTCGGTCATGTCGATTATGAAGGCAGGCATTCCCATTTTTTGCATGGCATCGCGTGCAGCCTCTTCGGGTACGTCTACAAACTGTACGGGCTTCCCGATCGTGTCAGACAAAATCTTTATAGCCTCTGCAAACGAAAGGTTTTCGCCCCCCGTTATGGTGATCTTTTGACCCAAATAGGGCTGAGGGTTCTTCAGAATCGCTGCGTTTACTCGGGCAATGTCCCGCACATCCACCCAGCCTAATTTTCCGTCTCCCACGGGCATGTACACGGCTCCTGTCTTGATCGAATCGGCCATGAAGTTTACAAAATTCTGCATAAAGCCGGAGGGCTGGGTGATTACATAGGGGATCCCACTCTGGGTAATCAGGTCGTCTATTGTGCCCTGTACCTTGGGCATCATAAAGCCCGCGTTGCTATCGGCACCAGCACCGCTAGACCGTACGAGGGTTTGCACGCCTGCCGCCTTAGCCGCCTCCACCGCATTTTTTGCATACTCAATCATCTGCTCTACCATGGGGAAAAGCAGAAAAACGGTGTTGGCCTGCTTGAAAGCCTGGACTAGGCTGTCCTTATCCAGAAAGTCTATAAAGACCTTTTCTCCCACACCCTGCTGGTCTTTCTCAGTGGTGGCCTCTAGAAATGGCACCGAAGCCTTGCGCAGTTCCTGTACGAGTTGCGATCCGATATTGCCGGTGGCACCGGTTACGAGTACTTTCTTTGACATAGTGAGTAAATGAATTGAAGTTTTTATTGGCCGAAGTACCTCCAATAGTTTACTTTGTGCAAGTAGTTACCCCATTGTTCTATTGTATCTATTTGGTTACCAAAGCTGATTATCAGCACTTTAATACTAGGAAAAAATGAAAGAAAAATCGCCCGCCTATGCCGAGCTGATCCAAAACTACACCCGATTCGACACCTGTCCGGTAACGGCTACGCTGGCGGTCATTGGGGGCAAGTGGAAGCCCATTATTCTCTACTTGATTAGCCACGACGTAAATCGCTTTGGCGAGCTACTGAAGATGGTAGACGGAATTAGCAAGAAAGTGCTAACAGCCCAATTGCGCGAGCTGGAGCGGGATGGAATCCTGCACCGTAAGGTGTATGCAGAGATCCCACCCCGGGTTGAGTATTCGATCACCGCCAAGGGCCTAACCCTCCGACCTATCCTGATCGCGATGCGCGAGTGGGGACTGGAAAATCTGGAAGGACTGGCCCGATAGAGCTGGCAGTACCTGTTGGCTAGGCTAATAGGACCGGTATGATGCCACAGCACCTGCTCGAACTAGCGAGTGGGCAATAAAAAGCCCCGCAGCGCGTACGCCCGGGGCTACAGTTATCCTATGCGTGGGTGTTTTCTCTGTTTCTCTATCGGATCCAGACCTGGTGTATGGTGCTATTGTTGGCATTGTCGGGGTTGTCGTCCATCTCCCACTGGCCTCCTGCATGGGCGGCGCCCCACACCCGGAATGTCCCGTTCTGCCAGAATGGCGCGTCTATCAAGGCTCCATTTCCCCTGTTGGTCCATCGGTTATCTGCCGAGGCTGGCATGAAGGCATTGTGCCCGGTCATGGCTACGAAGGCACTCCTCAGTGTGGTGATATTGAAGCCACCTGTTCCGGTTTTGGCATAGGCTACACCAGAGGGATCTGCAATATAGAAGTGCAGGGTGCGGCCATGCCCACTGCTACGGCCAAAGAAGCGGATCTCCGAGAATGAGAGCGTACTCATCAGGCTGTTTGCCCCTACGCAGGCTGCATGGCCCCAAAAGGCGGTTCCCTGCTCATTAACCCCAAGGCTGGTAGACCCAAGCAGGGGTAGGCTATTGGTCCGCACATTGGCAGCCGGGTTGGTGCCGCCCAGGTGGTTATAGTTCGCCACCAGGGTCCAGCCGCCGTCAGATTTGTCGCCGTTACCATCGGGGTCCATATCGCACTGGCACTGCATGGCGGCAAAATTGGTACCAGCTGTGCCATCGGGGTCTATGGTATATACGCCACTGTTGGCGGTGGGGTCTGCTATCAAGATCTGCAGGCAGTTCCGCGGCAGGGCATCTACTGTGAGGGTGTAGGTAACTGTGCGCTCTGTGATAGTAGCGCCGCAGGTGGTTTTTACCCGTACGGTATAGGGGTAGGTGCCCCCGGGCGTGGTAGTGGTAACCGCAAAGTTGAGCGTCTGTGCACAGGTAATTCCACAGTTATTGTTGGTTGCTGTAGCGGTAATGCCGGGGTAGGTTTCGTCGAAGGTGGTTTCAGCAGTGCCCGGCTGGCTACCGGCCTGAAAGATATTCAGGAGGGTACTAACAGTTGTGTTTGCCTGCTGGGTTGAACCCGTACTACTGGAGAGAGCGAGCGACATATCGCAGCCCGTAATGTTCAGCGTTACGAAAGAATACTTGGTAACGCCACAAGTAGTACTGTGCTGAAACTGTAGCAGATAACTGCCCACGGTAGCAGTGGAGGCCACCGCAATGGTCGGGTTTTGCACTAGGGTACCACCCAGGGCGAGGTTGGCCCCCTGATTGGTAACGCCTGCCAGCGTTACGCCAGTAATCGTGTTGAGCAGCACGGTGGTCACTGCGCCGGGTGTACCTGCAATGGCCGTAAAGTTTATCGGGAAAGATTCACTGGTATCACGATCCACATTGAATGTTCCGCCGGTGTTGGGCACATTGTTGTAGTCGCATCCCAGTGGATCGCCACAAACGGACTTCCAGCTGCCAGATAGGTAAAACTCCACGCAATTAGTTGTTGTGTTGAAAATTACCAGGCCATTGGTGGGCCCCGAAATAAGATCGCGCTGCGCGGTGGTCATGCGCGGTGGCAGCATACCCTGAGAGGTAGAAGCTACCTCCAGGGCAGCAGATGCAGTAGTGGCACCGCTGCCTATGCCCACCCGGCCACTGACACTGGTATTACCGGTAATGGCCACTCCGGTGTTGTCCATCAGCACACGCTGCACACCGGCGGTAGCCACCGCCAGCTGCCCCACAGCAGGGCTATAGATACCGGTATTGGTGCTGCCGGTAAAGGAGTAGGCAGGCGCGCCTACCGTACCCAATATACCGCGCACATGACCGGTGCTGACTACCTGAAACAGGTCGCCATTACCCACGGTGAGGGCGGCTGCCGGGCTGGCATCGCCTATGCCTACATTGCCAGCGGCGCTGATGCGTACACGTTCCAGCGCACTGGTGCGCAGCACAAAGTCAGTCGCATCGGCCGTGCCCAGGTAGTCCACGGCGGAGTTGGTGCCGGTGTTGCCCGTCAGCTGCCAGTTGCTGGTGGCGCTCAGGCTTTGCCAGGTGGTGCCGTTGCTCACCTGCAGGCTGGTGCCGTTCCACCGCAGGGCACCAGCGCCCACGGTGCCAGCTGCCGTGCCGGTGCTACCGGCCCTTATCTCGCCGTTTACATCCAGGGTGGCAGTGGGGGTGGTGGTGCCGATGCCCACGTTCTGGGCACGCAGTCCGGGTAGCATGGGCAGGATAAAGAGCAGGTAAAAGGCAGCAAACTTTACTTTCATTAATTTTTAAAATTGTACGGTTAGCGTCTGACGATCATGCTATTGTACGTATGTTAGACTATTTTGTTTGGAACTCAGACGCAAATATACGATTGACTTATTTTTCTACCTACTCTACAGGAAAAAACGGAGATTATATTTCTATAAATTCTGAGCTCAACTTTATCCTTATTAAGCTATTTATTTTCCTATACAAAATTTTGAGAAGATGGCGCCCAGCACCTCATCGGTGGTTACTTCGCCGGTTATTTCGCCCAGGTGCTGTAGGGCCAGGCGGAGGTCTAGTGCTACCATTTCGCCGCTCAGGCCCATCTCTAGGCCCTGCCTCAGCTCCTGTAGGGCCGTGCGGGCCGCGGTTAGGGCGCTATAGTGTCGCTGGTGGGTTATCAGGGTATCCTGCCCCCCCTGCAGGGCCTCGGCATGCTGCACCAGCTGCTGGCGCAGGGCCGCCAGGCCCAGCCCGTCTCTTGCCGAGAGGCGCAATACCTCGGGTGGGGTGGGGTGGGTGGCGGGTAGCTCCGTCTTGTTGGCCAGATACAGCGCCCGTGCCCCCTGTGGCAGGGGCAGGCTGCCAAAGTACGCGTGGGCAGTTTGCCAGTCTTCGGCCACCGCATCGTACAAGAAGAGCACCAGCGCGGCCTGGCTTAGCCGCTCCATACTGCGGCGTATCCCCTCGGCCTCTATGGCATCGCCGGCTTGCTCGCGCAGGCCGGCCGTATCTGTCAGCCGGAACGAAAAGCCCCCCAGGTTCAGGCGGTCTTCTATCACGTCTCGTGTGGTACCGGGTATATCGCTCACTATGGCGCGGGCATCCTGTAGCAGGGCATTCAGCAGGGTGCTCTTCCCGGCGTTTGGTCGCCCCAGGATAACGGTAGGAATGCCTTCCTTCAGGGCATTACCCGCCGCAAAGCTGCCTGCCAGGGCTTCCACCCGCTGCAGGGCGCTGTTTATGGTATCCACCAGCTGGCTACGGTTGGCAAACTCTACGTCCTCTTCGGCAAAATCCAGCTCCAGCTCCAGCAGGGCAGCAAAGTGCACCAGCTGTTCGCGCAGGGCCTTCAGCTCGTGGGATATACCACCCCGCAGCTGCTGCATGGCCAGGCGCTGGGCAGCCTCGCTGTCTGCCGCTATCAGGTCGGCCACGGCCTCGGCCTGCGATAGGTCCAGCGCCCCGTTCAGAAAAGCACGGCGGGTAAACTCGCCCGGCTGGGCCAGGCGCGCACCCCGCTGGCACAGCAGCTGCACCAGCTGCCGCAGGATGTAGGGGCTGCCATGGCAGCTGATCTCCACCACCTCTTGGCGCGTATAGCTGCGGGGTGCGCGAAACACACTGATCAGCACCTCATCCAGCACCTGGTCGGCCTGCACGATTCGGCCAAAGGCCAGACGATGGCCCTCAAGCTGTGTGAGGTCGGCCCCGTGGAACACCCCATTTACCAGGGCTATGCAGCCCGCGCCACTCAGGCGCACCACGGCCAGCGCACTGCCTGCTGCCGTAGCCGGGGCTACGATGATGTCGGTATCGGTCATGCGCCTCAAATATCGGCAGCTTTTCGGCAGTTACCGCCTGTGGGCTATGCGGTATAGCTGTATATTTGCGGCCTCATATCGATAAAAAAACCCACGCTACCATACCCACCATGTACGACACCCTGAAACCCCGGCTACAACAGGAACTGAAAGATACCCAGGAAGCAGGCCTCTTCAAGCGCGAGCGCGTAATAGCCAGCCCGCAGGCCGCCGAGATTCGCCTGGAGGATGGCAGCGAGGTGCTGAACTTCTGCGCCAATAACTACCTGGGCCTCAGCAGCCACCCGCGTGTGGTAGAGGCCGCCAAAAGGGCTATTGACAGCCATGGCTATGGCATGAGCTCGGTACGCTTTATCTGCGGTACGCAAGACCTGCACAAGCAGCTGGAGCACGATCTGTCCGCCTTTCTGCAAACAGAAGATACCATCCTGTACGCGGCCTGCTTTGATGCCAATGGCGGGGTATTCGAGCCTTTGTTTGGGGCCAATGACGCCATCATCTCCGATGCGCTGAACCACGCCAGCATCATAGACGGGGTGCGACTGTGCAAGGCACAACGTCTTCGTTATGAGCATAATAACATGGAAGACCTGGAGCGATGCCTGAAGGAGAGCCAGCACTGTGAGAACCGCATTATTGTAACCGATGGGGTCTTCAGCATGGATGGCACCATAGCCCAGCTGGACAAGATATGCGACCTGGCCGACCGCTACCGGGCACTGGTGATGGTAGACGAGTGCCACAGCATGGGCTTTATGGGCACCACCGGCCGTGGCACCATAGAGCACTGTGGGGTAATGGGCCGCGTAGACATCATAACCGGCACCCTGGGCAAGGCCCTGGGCGGTGCCATGGGCGGCTTTACCTCGGGCCGTAAGGAGATAGTGGAAATGCTGCGCCAGCGTAGCCGCCCATATCTGTTTAGCAACAGCCTGGCGCCCAGTATCGTAGGTGCTAGCATCGAGGTGCTGAAGCTGCTGAACGAAACCACGGAGCTGCGCGACCGCCTGGAGGAAAACACCCGCTACTTCCGCGCCCAGATGGAGGCCGCCGGTTTCGACCTGAAGCCCGGTAGCCATGCCATCGTGCCCGTGATGCTGTACGATGCCCCCCTAAGCCAGAAGGTGGCCGATGCCCTGCTACAGCGCGGCATCTATGTCATCGGCTTTTACTACCCCGTGGTGCCCAAGGGGCAGGCGCGCATCCGCGTGCAGCTAAGTGCGGCACACACCCGCGCCCAGCTGGATAGGTGCATACAGGCCTTTACGGCGGTAGGCAAAGAGCTAGGGGTGCTGAAACAGGCCGTATAGCCTGCGGATAGCTGCCAAGGTGCGCTTGTTTGCCCGATATTTTGTATCTTACCGTTGTACGTCGGTGCAAGCATTCAATCAGCCCCTACCATGCCTATCGGTACAGACATCCAGCTAGCGGCAGAGGCCTTACGGGCAGGTATGCTTGTGGCCATCCCCACCGAGACGGTATATGGCCTGGCTGCCAATGCGCTGGACGATACCGCGGTAGCCGAAATTTTTCGGGTGAAGAATCGCCCACACTTCGACCCGCTGATTGTACACGGCCACAGCGCCGATCAGCTGTTTGGCTACGCAAGCGAGATACCCGATGCGGCCCGGAAGCTGGCCGAAACGTTTTGGCCGGGACCCCTGACCCTGCTGCTACGGCGCACACCCACCATACCCGACCTGGTAACTGCCGGAGGCCCGCTGGTAGGCCTGCGCGTGCCCAAGCACCCCCTGACCCTTGCCCTGCTCCGCGAGATTCCGTTTCCGCTGGCGGCTCCGTCGGCCAATCCATTCGGCTACGTAAGCCCCACCACGGCCCAGCATGTGGAAGACCAGCTAGGCCATGCTGTGGCCTACATACTGGATGGGGGAAGCTGTGATGTGGGGGTAGAGAGTACCATTATAGGCT contains:
- a CDS encoding anthranilate synthase component I family protein, which encodes MQLRTRLLAWAGAHPQCAVLDSCGYQDPGGLGAWRLLVGVRGDTRWQAAPPPPGSWYFGGLGYAWKNSLEQLASTTQPGIPFPDQAFFEADTVLGIPRQGNQLICLHGSMPPLDPYEEVIDQPQSVLLALATQMDRAAYGRAFRQVQQWLWAGELYEMNLCRELTATALGLDTLGLWQRLLQLSPVPMAAYLRLGAWCLMSASPERYLLHRNGLLLSEPIKGTVRRAGQEAAEHRLLTTDPKLRAENTMIADLVRNDLSRVCVPGTVQAQLCQPLTLSTLHHLVSRVYGVLQQAASPWQALEASFPPGSMTGAPKVAAMQAIDRLEPVGRGLYSGAVGYTDPAGNYDFAVVIRSFIYHSPTGRLSTHVGGALTVDSDCEAEWAETETKALALRQGSLFSSTH
- a CDS encoding tetratricopeptide repeat protein; translated protein: MPLRRYTYIRLLACCFFVSAYSICAAQPDAAIQLYNQGVDYLNTGQAEQAVEAFNRALELDENYLAAYFNRGNAYYDSELFQEAIQDFSRVLQLDSSQTEAWANRGLSYRHSEAFDLAVQDYNRAIALDSGDAELYFYRGVAYRLWEKADLARQDLGQAIRMNPNEPNYYVERAYLQLTEAEDAAALADLQRAAELAPDDPFYIIELANLLYDLGRKEEACTTWQQAISLGSEAAQSIWNSNCP
- a CDS encoding catalase — protein: MKEKPKLTTSAGAPVSNNQNSETAGQHGPVLLQDYKLIEKLAHQNRERIPERVVHAKGWGALGTFRVTGDITKYSRAKIFSQVGKETPVLSRFSTVAGELGAADTERDVRGFSLKFYTEEGNWDLVGNNTPVFFIRDGYKFPDFIRTQKRHPKTNLRSATAMWDFWSQTPESLHQVTILMSDRGIPRTPMHMNGYGSHTFSFWNDKNERFWVKFHFKTQQGHAHYTNEESAKVIGETREKYQEELYGAIESGRYPRWTLYVQVMPETDAEKTPYNPFDLTRVWPHADYPLIEVGVLELNRNPDNYWQYIENAAYSPSNVVPGIGFSPDKVLQARIFSYADAHRYRLGTHYEALPANAPKCPVHHYHKDGAMRFFENPGHNPDAYYEPNSYGGPVADPSVAEPPLHISGDAARYAQQDQLGDYKQPGDLFRLFSAEQQQRLFSNIAAAMRGVPREIIERQLKHFDQADPAYGAGVRAALGSAHS
- a CDS encoding SDR family oxidoreductase; protein product: MSKKVLVTGATGNIGSQLVQELRKASVPFLEATTEKDQQGVGEKVFIDFLDKDSLVQAFKQANTVFLLFPMVEQMIEYAKNAVEAAKAAGVQTLVRSSGAGADSNAGFMMPKVQGTIDDLITQSGIPYVITQPSGFMQNFVNFMADSIKTGAVYMPVGDGKLGWVDVRDIARVNAAILKNPQPYLGQKITITGGENLSFAEAIKILSDTIGKPVQFVDVPEEAARDAMQKMGMPAFIIDMTESLNRIIKAGYAAGVADSVLKITGQSPIAFRQFVADYKQAWL
- a CDS encoding helix-turn-helix transcriptional regulator, producing MKEKSPAYAELIQNYTRFDTCPVTATLAVIGGKWKPIILYLISHDVNRFGELLKMVDGISKKVLTAQLRELERDGILHRKVYAEIPPRVEYSITAKGLTLRPILIAMREWGLENLEGLAR
- the mnmE gene encoding tRNA uridine-5-carboxymethylaminomethyl(34) synthesis GTPase MnmE is translated as MTDTDIIVAPATAAGSALAVVRLSGAGCIALVNGVFHGADLTQLEGHRLAFGRIVQADQVLDEVLISVFRAPRSYTRQEVVEISCHGSPYILRQLVQLLCQRGARLAQPGEFTRRAFLNGALDLSQAEAVADLIAADSEAAQRLAMQQLRGGISHELKALREQLVHFAALLELELDFAEEDVEFANRSQLVDTINSALQRVEALAGSFAAGNALKEGIPTVILGRPNAGKSTLLNALLQDARAIVSDIPGTTRDVIEDRLNLGGFSFRLTDTAGLREQAGDAIEAEGIRRSMERLSQAALVLFLYDAVAEDWQTAHAYFGSLPLPQGARALYLANKTELPATHPTPPEVLRLSARDGLGLAALRQQLVQHAEALQGGQDTLITHQRHYSALTAARTALQELRQGLEMGLSGEMVALDLRLALQHLGEITGEVTTDEVLGAIFSKFCIGK
- the kbl gene encoding glycine C-acetyltransferase; the protein is MYDTLKPRLQQELKDTQEAGLFKRERVIASPQAAEIRLEDGSEVLNFCANNYLGLSSHPRVVEAAKRAIDSHGYGMSSVRFICGTQDLHKQLEHDLSAFLQTEDTILYAACFDANGGVFEPLFGANDAIISDALNHASIIDGVRLCKAQRLRYEHNNMEDLERCLKESQHCENRIIVTDGVFSMDGTIAQLDKICDLADRYRALVMVDECHSMGFMGTTGRGTIEHCGVMGRVDIITGTLGKALGGAMGGFTSGRKEIVEMLRQRSRPYLFSNSLAPSIVGASIEVLKLLNETTELRDRLEENTRYFRAQMEAAGFDLKPGSHAIVPVMLYDAPLSQKVADALLQRGIYVIGFYYPVVPKGQARIRVQLSAAHTRAQLDRCIQAFTAVGKELGVLKQAV
- a CDS encoding threonylcarbamoyl-AMP synthase — its product is MPIGTDIQLAAEALRAGMLVAIPTETVYGLAANALDDTAVAEIFRVKNRPHFDPLIVHGHSADQLFGYASEIPDAARKLAETFWPGPLTLLLRRTPTIPDLVTAGGPLVGLRVPKHPLTLALLREIPFPLAAPSANPFGYVSPTTAQHVEDQLGHAVAYILDGGSCDVGVESTIIGWPGGRATVYRKGGLPIEEIEQITGPLEVREHSSSQPEAPGMLRQHYSPGKRILLGDIRTMIETLGADPHTAILSFAEAYRTPYSWDYVLAPDGKPETAARNLFAALRSMDRPEIDLILAELLPDTGLGRAINDRLRRAAANE